In Phragmites australis chromosome 16, lpPhrAust1.1, whole genome shotgun sequence, one DNA window encodes the following:
- the LOC133894802 gene encoding ACT domain-containing protein ACR8-like, with amino-acid sequence MEWLDEYEKLVIRMNTPRVVIDNAVCPTATLVQVDSARKRGVLLEAVQVLADLDLSINKAYISSDGRWFMDVFHVTDRLGRKLTDDSVITYIEQSLGTWNGPARPAALEGLTALELTGADRTGLLSEVFAVLADMQCSVVEARAWTHRGRLACLAFLRGEDADADRVARILARLGHLLRGDTETPGAVAAVPAAAVAHADRRLHQLMSADRDHERACPTPAVSVQSWAERGYSVVTVHCRDRPKLFFDVVCTLNDMDYVVFHGTVDTPGDQARQEFYIRHADGSPIRSETERLRVCQCLQAAIERRSLEGVRLELCTPDRPGLLSDVTRTFRENGLLVAQAEVSTKGDLASNVFYVTDATGNAVDQSAIDAVRERVGMDCLVAKEEPRPQLYQKAGPGDRDSVGGIGLVYLGNLVKRNLYNLGLIKSCS; translated from the exons aTGGAGTGGCTGGACGAGTACGAGAAGCTGGTGATCCGGATGAACACCCCGAGGGTGGTCATCGACAACGCGGTCTGCCCCACGGCGACGCTGGTCCAG GTGGACAGCGCGAGGAAGAGAGGGGTGCTGCTCGAGGCGGTGCAGGTGCTCGCCGACCTCGATTTGTCCATCAACAAGGCCTACATCTCGTCGGACGGGCGGTGGTTCATGGACGTCTTCCACGTCACCGACCGCCTCGGCCGCAAGCTCACCGACGACAGCGTCATCACCTACATCGAGCAG TCGCTGGGGACGTGGAACGGCCCGGCGCGCCCGGCGGCGCTTGAGGGATTGACGGCTCTGGAGCTGACCGGCGCCGACCGCACGGGTCTCCTATCCGAGGTGTTCGCCGTGCTCGCCGACATGCAGTGCAGCGTCGTGGAAGCCCGGGCGTGGACGCACCGCGGCCGCCTCGCGTGCCTCGCCTTCCTCCGCGGCGAGGACGCAGACGCCGACCGGGTGGCCCGCATCCTGGCTCGCCtcggccacctcctccgcgGGGACACCGAGACGCCCGGCGCCGTGGCCGCcgtacccgccgccgccgtcgcgcacgccgaccgccgcctccaccaGCTCATGTCCGCGGACCGCGACCACGAGCGCGCGTGCCCCACCCCGGCCGTCTCCGTCCAGAGCTGGGCGGAGCGCGGGTACTCGGTGGTCACCGTGCATTGCCGCGACCGGCCCAAGCTTTTCTTCGACGTTGTCTGCACGCTCAACGACATGGACTACGTCGTCTTCCACGGCACCGTTGACACCCCCGGCGACCAAGCGCGCCAG GAATTTTACATTCGACACGCCGACGGCAGCCCCATCCGCTCCGAGACAGAGAGGCTAAGAGTGTGCCAATGCCTTCAAGCCGCCATAGAACGGAGATCACTGGAG GGTGTGAGACTCGAACTGTGCACGCCGGACCGGCCAGGATTGCTGTCCGATGTCACGCGTACATTCCGGGAGAATGGCTTGCTTGTAGCTCAGGCCGAGGTGTCGACGAAGGGGGACTTGGCCTCCAACGTGTTCTATGTGACCGATGCTACCGGCAATGCGGTCGATCAAAGCGCCATTGACGCCGTCAGGGAGAGGGTTGGCATGGACTGCCTTGTTGCCAAGGAGGAACCCCGGCCGCAGCTCTACCAGAAGGCCGGGCCGGGTGACCGGGACAGCGTTGGCGGCATTGGGCTGGTCTACCTTGGCAACCTTGTGAAGAGGAACCTGTACAACCTTGGCTTGATCAAATCCTGCTCATAA